ATGTAGAGACCGGTCGCCAGGAAAGCGGCGATTCCGGCAAGACCAACAGAGAGGTGTGCGGTACGGATCCGTTTAAGCATGCGAAAAGCCAATCTCGGTGACGAAGCCCGTCGGCTCTGTCAGACAATCGCTAGTTCGACGAGGTTCGACTTTTTCACCGTGGTCGCGTCGGATTCGCCTCCCCTGCGGGCCAACGGACTCGACTGCGGGGGGATAAGCTCGAATTCGCGAAGCAGGAGAACCGACATGGCAAAACCGAAGCGTAAGCTCACTGCCGCCGAGAAGCGAGCACGGCGCGAGCGAAAGCGGAAGTCTATGATCGTTTTCTCCGAACCTCTTGTCTGTGGACGACTTCTGACGCGCCTGACGCTCCGTCGCCTCCGTCCAATCTGAGCGATAACATGGGAAGGCTTCCCATGTTATCTGCATAGGGGGGTCCTTCGTCCCACGGTGAGCATGAAAGCGAAGCTTCCAACCGCGAGAATGACCACAGAAGACGGTTCGGGAACAATGGCGATCGTTGCTACGCGGAAACCAACAACGTTGTTGGCGCCCGTCGGGTTGCCGCTGTCCCGGTGCGAGGCTGCCAGAACGCTCGCACTGCTTTGCCATGCGCCCCCGAGCGTGCCCCGGTACTCACCGCCAGGCTTGCCGTCAAACAGTGCCTCGTTCCATTCCCACACGTTACCGCCTTGGTCGAATGTGCCATAGGGGCTCAGCGAGTCGACATACGCTCCTACGTCCGAGAGGGCGCCGATGACGTTCGCAAAGTTGGCCGAGTTGCTGCCGCCGAAGAATTGCTGGGGCTTCATACCAGGCGCGCGCACATTCATTCGCTGAGTCTAATTTCTCCGATACCTTCGTCTTTTCTTCCGCCTTGCCATGTGGTGGAATACTTGAGCTGCATCACTCTACCATCGTTCGACAATCGCCCTGAAACTTCCGCGGTAAGCCGCCCCGGCAGCGTTTCGCGCCATTTGATGTCTGCTCCCACGATGACGCCCTCGATGAGAACTGGATTGCGGTTTTCGCCGTTGGAGAAGCGCTTTCCCATGAATCGGTTGTCCGTTCTCGAGTGTACATGGACATAATACGAGCTCCCTGGCACACCTGGCCGAGACGTCCTCGTTCCGCTCCACTTCGTGCCTGCTTGAAAGTGAGCGGACGCCCGCTCGGCTGCTAACATTTGAGCATTCGGCTTAGGTTGTAAGCCCGTGATGCCACCGGCCGCTAATCGTTGACCGGCAGCATTGGCGATCTGGACCTTGCGCAGGCGAGCGGAGGCACCTTTCGTCGCACCAATTCCGACGCCGCAGCCTTGCAGATAGCGGGCGTCATCATGTCGGTCAAATACTCGCACTCCATCGAGTTCGATGTTCTCGCACTTCGAGCCTCGAACGGAAATACGAACTTGATGCCACTTCGCTGGTATTTCCAGTTCCTTTTTCAGGACGGGAACTGCGCTACGAGCAGGCCCAGAGTTGCAGTGCAACTCGACACCGTCGCTAC
The nucleotide sequence above comes from Pirellulales bacterium. Encoded proteins:
- a CDS encoding SUMF1/EgtB/PvdO family nonheme iron enzyme gives rise to the protein MKPQQFFGGSNSANFANVIGALSDVGAYVDSLSPYGTFDQGGNVWEWNEALFDGKPGGEYRGTLGGAWQSSASVLAASHRDSGNPTGANNVVGFRVATIAIVPEPSSVVILAVGSFAFMLTVGRRTPLCR